A region of Toxorhynchites rutilus septentrionalis strain SRP chromosome 1, ASM2978413v1, whole genome shotgun sequence DNA encodes the following proteins:
- the LOC129761873 gene encoding tetratricopeptide repeat protein 21B-like isoform X1: protein MDEQDYKNIIIYYGREKLYRTMHRIVLEAMAKFTSDNSFRYYNGVALILEGVRLQEGIRELDHLQGDKEFGMAVILTLLFAHKRCSVVDKEELLSLDSRLKEERKKLSASSAYYSSLFLFLTGKYEKAREYVDKSQRMNPNNPEVMTLKAWCELNLNKNRSTFVLGLFSKALEHGKQLDADIGRVRYHQLNNDYETAITILNQLSVRYPDLNIPLVEKMKCHLSNWNWDSSIEIAMRILNLEPMNLEALLIKILILVVKDGNYTNSVSALQYLFRAMEKIEPTNGELFMRTGQVFSRICGRHNSILTETYQFVEKAYKLNPNNAEFITELGYQTAMQQKFKEASKLFKTASKIDDSSVHALCGLTLCQMSESGITEQVSQQIEFLTEIQGDEKIAILLMMSAKLHHADHDKAMKLLIEASEIQFKNLSTLSYGVEYLRQLNPDFLLELVKGLIKLSPTEHSSDFTSISSLHPSLTHSLNLLDSIVKACPGLVEAFYLQAKVQFRSSDVGNAAITLQKILHEIDPTYADAHLLIAQIHIQQKLYQRAAQSLEICLSHDFKVREYPMYHLLQGIVYKNQQRHEDALKCFFTAMNICGINSNGSISKKIYENTLSISDLLTLYLEVINTHVLMNQNTEAIKLMQLVSSEFSSTSEEGRLTIATADFYIQQGNFSKAIELFKNIQPNQPYFVQAKTRMAHFYLTHKKDRLAYAQCFKELVSKCPSSSSYLLLGDAYMSIQEPEDAIDAYKQAHRQNPKDALLASKLGRAYVKTHQYKKAISFYQEAITNPENSLLKLDLGELFLKLKQYSNAEQALVDEIELSKSENEDIVGLQTRTKQLLLLARIREKAGQLNSSLNTLKEARDNQYKIQKRLLIEQNAVHHEQNKVLAKICILMAKQSIAIRDNEQAIHHYKEAIKITPKETSLLAALARTYMQVNNMDQCQATCALILQIDQNNEAASVMMADLSFRRMDFENAAYHFSQLLISQPIYWTALARLIEVMRRSGTLHDVGPFIIRAEEDCLRPENEAGLNYCKGLKEWYNGNPNSALRYFNNCRRDREWGQQAIYNMIEICLNPDGDLPNEGVIDIGADDLEIKDSRTMALRTAERLLKELKPRPGVIDNEALNHRLLEDFHLLASRQKHSIDRALQDFTSIASQEEYKEHVGAVYGMASAYVILKQTQRAKNQLKRVAKNNWTFEEADYLEKCWLLLADLYLQANKFEMSADLLKRVLEHNKSCTKAYELLGLLAEKEQNYRTAAMYYDSAWKCSAKSKPSVGYKLAFNFMKVKRYADAIDICQQVLKLHPDYPAIKKDILDKCRNNLKS from the exons ATGGACGAGCAAGATTACAAAAATATCATCATCTATTATGGGCGAGAAAAACTATATCGTACAATGCATCGCATTGTCCTTGAGGCTATGGCAAAGTTCACTTCAGATAACAGTTTCAGATACTATAACGGAGTTGCGTTGATATTAGAAGGAGTGAGATTGCAGGAAGGTATTCGCGAATTGGACCATTTGCAAGGAGATAAAGAATTTGGTATGGCTGTAATTTTGACCCTTTTGTTTGCACACAAGCGGTGCAGCGTTGTTGATAAAGAGGAATTACTAAGTCTAGATAGCAGACTGaaagaagaaaggaagaaattaTCTGCCTCTTCAGCATACTACTCGTCTTTATTCCTATTCTTGACTGGAAAATACGAAAAAGCCCGCGAGTATGTGGATAAATCACAACGTATGAATCCCAACAATCCAGAAGTAATGACCCTAAAGGCATGGTGTGAATTAAATCTGAATAAAAACAGATCCACATTTGTACTCGGATTGTTTAGTAAGGCACTTGAACATGGTAAGCAGTTAGATGCTGATATTGGGCGAGTAAGGTACCACCAACTAAATAACGATTATGAAACAGCGATAACAATATTAAACCAATTATCCGTGCGATATCCTGACCTAAACATACCTTTAGTAGAAAAGATGAAATGTCATCTTTCCAATTGGAATTGGGATAGCTCCATAGAAATCGCAATGAGAATTCTTAATCTAGAGCCGATGAATTTGGAAGCACTTCTAATCAAAATATTGATACTCGTAGTGAAGGACGGAAATTACACGAACAGCGTAAGTGCGTTGCAGTATCTTTTTAGAGCGATGGAAAAAATTGAACCAACCAATGGTGAGCTATTCATGCGAACAGGCCAGGTTTTTTCTAGGATCTGTGGCAGACATAATTCAATATTGACGGAGACGTATCAGTTCGTGGAGAAAGCATACAAATTGAATCCAAATAATGCAGAGTTCATTACAGAATTAGGATATCAAACAGCTATGCAGCAGAAATTTAAAGAAGCCTCTAAATTGTTCAAAACGGCATCAAAAATAGATGATAGTTCTGTACATGCTCTATGCGGATTAACTTTATGTCAAATGAGTGAATCAGGGATAACAGAACAAGTCTCTCAACAAATTGAGTTTCTCACCGAAATTCAAGGTGACGAAAAAATAGCAATATTACTGATGATGTCTGCTAAACTACATCACGCGGATCATGACAAGGCCATGAAACTATTAATTGAAGCAAGTGAGATCCAATTCAAGAACTTGAGTACTCTCTCATATGGCGTTGAATATTTAAGACAACTCAATCCTGATTTTTTGTTAGAGCTAGTTAAAGGGTTGATTAAACTTTCTCCAACAGAACACAGTTCTGATTTTACGTCAATTAGTTCGCTGCATCCATCACTTACACATAGTTTGAACTTACTTGATTCTATTGTTAAAGCATGCCCAGGTTTAGTAGAAGCTTTTTATTTACAAGCAAAAGTTCAGTTTCGAAGTTCTGACGTTGGAAATGCAGCAATAActcttcagaaaattttacatgaAATCGATCCAACTTATGCTGACGCTCACCTTTTAATTGCTCAAATTCATATTCAACAGAAATTGTATCAAAGAGCGGCACAGAGTTTGGAAATATGTCTGAGTCATGACTTTAAGGTGAGAGAGTATCCAATGTATCACTTGTTGCAAGGAATTGTGTATAAGAATCAACAACGTCATGAGGAtgcattgaaatgttttttcactGCCATGAATATATGTGGTATAAATTCAAATGGAAGTATCAGCAAGAAAATATATGAGAATACTCTCAGTATATCTGATTTATTGACGCTTTATTTAGAAGTTATCAATACACATGTTTTGATGAACCAAAATACTGAAGCCATAAAGCTCATGCAGCTAGTATCATCTGAATTTAGCTCAACGTCAGAAGAAGGAAGATTAACTATAGCAACTGCTGACTTTTACATACAACAAGGCAATTTTAGTAAAGCAATCGAACTTTTCAAAAACATTCAACCAAACCAACCGTACTTTGTACAGGCAAAAACAAGGATGGCTCATTTTTATCTAACTCATAAGAAGGACCGCCTAGCCTATGCGCAGTGTTTCAAAGAACTCGTGTCTAAATGTCCTAGTTCATCGAGTTATTTGCTACTCGGAGATGCATACATGTCCATACAGGAACCAGAAGATGCAATTGATGCATACAAACAAGCACATCGTCAAAATCCAAAAGATGCTCTGTTAGCCAGTAAGCTGGGAAGAGCGTATGTTAAAACACATCAATACAAAAAAGCAATTTCTTTTTATCAAGAAGCAATAACAAATCCCGAAAACAGTTTGCTCAAGCTAGATTTAGGCGAACTTTTTCTGAAATTGAAACAATATTCTAATGCCGAGCAAGCTTTAGTTGATGAGATCGAATTATCAAAAAG TGAAAATGAAGATATAGTCGGACTTCAAACGAGGACAAAGCAGCTATTACTTCTGGCAAGAATACGAGAGAAAGCAGGACAATTGAATTCATCTTTAAACACACTTAAAGAAGCTAGAGATAACCagtacaaaatacaaaaacgtCTATTGATAGAACAGAATGCTGTACACCATGAACAAAATAAAGTATTAGcaaa AATTTGTATTCTTATGGCGAAACAATCCATTGCAATCAGAGATAATGAGCAGGCAATCCACCATTATAAAGAAGCTATTAAAATAACCCCCAAGGAGACGAGTTTGCTTGCTGCTCTGGCACGCACTTATATGCAGGTGAACAATATGGATCAGTGTCAGGCAACATGTGCTTTAATTCTCCAAATCGACCAGAATAATGAAGCAGCTTCTGTGATGATGGCAGATTTATCATTTCGAAGA ATGGACTTCGAAAATGCAGCTTATCATTTCTCTCAACTTCTAATATCACAACCAATTTATTGGACAGCATTGGCTAGGTTGATCGAAGTTATGCGGCGCTCTGGTACTTTACATGATGTCGGACCATTCATCATTCGAGCTGAAGAAGACTGTCTTCGTCCAGAAAATGAAGCAGGTCTAAATTATTGCAAAGGTCTCAAGGAATGGTATAACGGCAATCCGAACAGCGCTCTGAGATATTTCAACAATTGCCGCAGGGATCGTGAATGGGGTCAACAGGCAATTTATAACATGATAGAGATATGTTTGAATCCCGATGGTGATTTACCAAACGAAGGTGTGATTGATATTGGTGCAGATGATTTGGAAATAAAAGATTCACGGACAATGGCCCTTCGAACGGCTGAGCGATTACTCAAAGAGCTGAAACCACGACCCGGTGTTATCGATAATGAAGCATTGAATCATCGACTTCTGGAAGATTTTCATTTACTTGCATCTAGACAAAAACATAGCATTGATCGTGCATTGCAAGATTTTACCTCTATTGCTTCTCAGGAAGAATATAAGGAACATGTAGGAGCTGTATATGGCATGGCGTCAGCATATGTTATTCTGAAGCAAACCCAACGCGCAAAGAATCAATTGAAAAGAGTTGCGAAAAATAATTGGACTTTTGAAGAAGCTGACTATTTGGAAAAATGCTGGCTTTTATTAGCAGATTTATACTTGCAAGCAAATAAATTCGAAATGTCAGCTGATCTACTGAAACGAGTATTAGAACATAACAAATCATGTACAAAAGCATATGAGTTACTAGGATTGCTTGCagaaaaggaacaaaattatCGTACTGCAGCGATGTATTATGATTCTGCATGGAAGTGTAGTGCTAAGTCAAAGCCTAGTGTAGGTTACAAGTTAGCATTCAATTTTATGAAAGTTAAACGATACGCTGATGCTATTGATATTTGTCAACAAGTTTTGAAACTACATCCAGATTACCCAGCTATTAAGAAAGATATTCTTGATAAATGCAGAAATAACTTAAAAAGTTAA
- the LOC129761873 gene encoding tetratricopeptide repeat protein 21B-like isoform X2: MDEQDYKNIIIYYGREKLYRTMHRIVLEAMAKFTSDNSFRYYNGVALILEGVRLQEGIRELDHLQGDKEFGMAVILTLLFAHKRCSVVDKEELLSLDSRLKEERKKLSASSAYYSSLFLFLTGKYEKAREYVDKSQRMNPNNPEVMTLKAWCELNLNKNRSTFVLGLFSKALEHGKQLDADIGRVRYHQLNNDYETAITILNQLSVRYPDLNIPLVEKMKCHLSNWNWDSSIEIAMRILNLEPMNLEALLIKILILVVKDGNYTNSVSALQYLFRAMEKIEPTNGELFMRTGQVFSRICGRHNSILTETYQFVEKAYKLNPNNAEFITELGYQTAMQQKFKEASKLFKTASKIDDSSVHALCGLTLCQMSESGITEQVSQQIEFLTEIQGDEKIAILLMMSAKLHHADHDKAMKLLIEASEIQFKNLSTLSYGVEYLRQLNPDFLLELVKGLIKLSPTEHSSDFTSISSLHPSLTHSLNLLDSIVKACPGLVEAFYLQAKVQFRSSDVGNAAITLQKILHEIDPTYADAHLLIAQIHIQQKLYQRAAQSLEICLSHDFKVREYPMYHLLQGIVYKNQQRHEDALKCFFTAMNICGINSNGSISKKIYENTLSISDLLTLYLEVINTHVLMNQNTEAIKLMQLVSSEFSSTSEEGRLTIATADFYIQQGKNKDGSFLSNS; encoded by the exons ATGGACGAGCAAGATTACAAAAATATCATCATCTATTATGGGCGAGAAAAACTATATCGTACAATGCATCGCATTGTCCTTGAGGCTATGGCAAAGTTCACTTCAGATAACAGTTTCAGATACTATAACGGAGTTGCGTTGATATTAGAAGGAGTGAGATTGCAGGAAGGTATTCGCGAATTGGACCATTTGCAAGGAGATAAAGAATTTGGTATGGCTGTAATTTTGACCCTTTTGTTTGCACACAAGCGGTGCAGCGTTGTTGATAAAGAGGAATTACTAAGTCTAGATAGCAGACTGaaagaagaaaggaagaaattaTCTGCCTCTTCAGCATACTACTCGTCTTTATTCCTATTCTTGACTGGAAAATACGAAAAAGCCCGCGAGTATGTGGATAAATCACAACGTATGAATCCCAACAATCCAGAAGTAATGACCCTAAAGGCATGGTGTGAATTAAATCTGAATAAAAACAGATCCACATTTGTACTCGGATTGTTTAGTAAGGCACTTGAACATGGTAAGCAGTTAGATGCTGATATTGGGCGAGTAAGGTACCACCAACTAAATAACGATTATGAAACAGCGATAACAATATTAAACCAATTATCCGTGCGATATCCTGACCTAAACATACCTTTAGTAGAAAAGATGAAATGTCATCTTTCCAATTGGAATTGGGATAGCTCCATAGAAATCGCAATGAGAATTCTTAATCTAGAGCCGATGAATTTGGAAGCACTTCTAATCAAAATATTGATACTCGTAGTGAAGGACGGAAATTACACGAACAGCGTAAGTGCGTTGCAGTATCTTTTTAGAGCGATGGAAAAAATTGAACCAACCAATGGTGAGCTATTCATGCGAACAGGCCAGGTTTTTTCTAGGATCTGTGGCAGACATAATTCAATATTGACGGAGACGTATCAGTTCGTGGAGAAAGCATACAAATTGAATCCAAATAATGCAGAGTTCATTACAGAATTAGGATATCAAACAGCTATGCAGCAGAAATTTAAAGAAGCCTCTAAATTGTTCAAAACGGCATCAAAAATAGATGATAGTTCTGTACATGCTCTATGCGGATTAACTTTATGTCAAATGAGTGAATCAGGGATAACAGAACAAGTCTCTCAACAAATTGAGTTTCTCACCGAAATTCAAGGTGACGAAAAAATAGCAATATTACTGATGATGTCTGCTAAACTACATCACGCGGATCATGACAAGGCCATGAAACTATTAATTGAAGCAAGTGAGATCCAATTCAAGAACTTGAGTACTCTCTCATATGGCGTTGAATATTTAAGACAACTCAATCCTGATTTTTTGTTAGAGCTAGTTAAAGGGTTGATTAAACTTTCTCCAACAGAACACAGTTCTGATTTTACGTCAATTAGTTCGCTGCATCCATCACTTACACATAGTTTGAACTTACTTGATTCTATTGTTAAAGCATGCCCAGGTTTAGTAGAAGCTTTTTATTTACAAGCAAAAGTTCAGTTTCGAAGTTCTGACGTTGGAAATGCAGCAATAActcttcagaaaattttacatgaAATCGATCCAACTTATGCTGACGCTCACCTTTTAATTGCTCAAATTCATATTCAACAGAAATTGTATCAAAGAGCGGCACAGAGTTTGGAAATATGTCTGAGTCATGACTTTAAGGTGAGAGAGTATCCAATGTATCACTTGTTGCAAGGAATTGTGTATAAGAATCAACAACGTCATGAGGAtgcattgaaatgttttttcactGCCATGAATATATGTGGTATAAATTCAAATGGAAGTATCAGCAAGAAAATATATGAGAATACTCTCAGTATATCTGATTTATTGACGCTTTATTTAGAAGTTATCAATACACATGTTTTGATGAACCAAAATACTGAAGCCATAAAGCTCATGCAGCTAGTATCATCTGAATTTAGCTCAACGTCAGAAGAAGGAAGATTAACTATAGCAACTGCTGACTTTTACATACAACAAG GCAAAAACAAGGATGGCTCATTTTTATCTAACTCATAA
- the LOC129761873 gene encoding tetratricopeptide repeat protein 21B-like isoform X3 gives MAHFYLTHKKDRLAYAQCFKELVSKCPSSSSYLLLGDAYMSIQEPEDAIDAYKQAHRQNPKDALLASKLGRAYVKTHQYKKAISFYQEAITNPENSLLKLDLGELFLKLKQYSNAEQALVDEIELSKSENEDIVGLQTRTKQLLLLARIREKAGQLNSSLNTLKEARDNQYKIQKRLLIEQNAVHHEQNKVLAKICILMAKQSIAIRDNEQAIHHYKEAIKITPKETSLLAALARTYMQVNNMDQCQATCALILQIDQNNEAASVMMADLSFRRMDFENAAYHFSQLLISQPIYWTALARLIEVMRRSGTLHDVGPFIIRAEEDCLRPENEAGLNYCKGLKEWYNGNPNSALRYFNNCRRDREWGQQAIYNMIEICLNPDGDLPNEGVIDIGADDLEIKDSRTMALRTAERLLKELKPRPGVIDNEALNHRLLEDFHLLASRQKHSIDRALQDFTSIASQEEYKEHVGAVYGMASAYVILKQTQRAKNQLKRVAKNNWTFEEADYLEKCWLLLADLYLQANKFEMSADLLKRVLEHNKSCTKAYELLGLLAEKEQNYRTAAMYYDSAWKCSAKSKPSVGYKLAFNFMKVKRYADAIDICQQVLKLHPDYPAIKKDILDKCRNNLKS, from the exons ATGGCTCATTTTTATCTAACTCATAAGAAGGACCGCCTAGCCTATGCGCAGTGTTTCAAAGAACTCGTGTCTAAATGTCCTAGTTCATCGAGTTATTTGCTACTCGGAGATGCATACATGTCCATACAGGAACCAGAAGATGCAATTGATGCATACAAACAAGCACATCGTCAAAATCCAAAAGATGCTCTGTTAGCCAGTAAGCTGGGAAGAGCGTATGTTAAAACACATCAATACAAAAAAGCAATTTCTTTTTATCAAGAAGCAATAACAAATCCCGAAAACAGTTTGCTCAAGCTAGATTTAGGCGAACTTTTTCTGAAATTGAAACAATATTCTAATGCCGAGCAAGCTTTAGTTGATGAGATCGAATTATCAAAAAG TGAAAATGAAGATATAGTCGGACTTCAAACGAGGACAAAGCAGCTATTACTTCTGGCAAGAATACGAGAGAAAGCAGGACAATTGAATTCATCTTTAAACACACTTAAAGAAGCTAGAGATAACCagtacaaaatacaaaaacgtCTATTGATAGAACAGAATGCTGTACACCATGAACAAAATAAAGTATTAGcaaa AATTTGTATTCTTATGGCGAAACAATCCATTGCAATCAGAGATAATGAGCAGGCAATCCACCATTATAAAGAAGCTATTAAAATAACCCCCAAGGAGACGAGTTTGCTTGCTGCTCTGGCACGCACTTATATGCAGGTGAACAATATGGATCAGTGTCAGGCAACATGTGCTTTAATTCTCCAAATCGACCAGAATAATGAAGCAGCTTCTGTGATGATGGCAGATTTATCATTTCGAAGA ATGGACTTCGAAAATGCAGCTTATCATTTCTCTCAACTTCTAATATCACAACCAATTTATTGGACAGCATTGGCTAGGTTGATCGAAGTTATGCGGCGCTCTGGTACTTTACATGATGTCGGACCATTCATCATTCGAGCTGAAGAAGACTGTCTTCGTCCAGAAAATGAAGCAGGTCTAAATTATTGCAAAGGTCTCAAGGAATGGTATAACGGCAATCCGAACAGCGCTCTGAGATATTTCAACAATTGCCGCAGGGATCGTGAATGGGGTCAACAGGCAATTTATAACATGATAGAGATATGTTTGAATCCCGATGGTGATTTACCAAACGAAGGTGTGATTGATATTGGTGCAGATGATTTGGAAATAAAAGATTCACGGACAATGGCCCTTCGAACGGCTGAGCGATTACTCAAAGAGCTGAAACCACGACCCGGTGTTATCGATAATGAAGCATTGAATCATCGACTTCTGGAAGATTTTCATTTACTTGCATCTAGACAAAAACATAGCATTGATCGTGCATTGCAAGATTTTACCTCTATTGCTTCTCAGGAAGAATATAAGGAACATGTAGGAGCTGTATATGGCATGGCGTCAGCATATGTTATTCTGAAGCAAACCCAACGCGCAAAGAATCAATTGAAAAGAGTTGCGAAAAATAATTGGACTTTTGAAGAAGCTGACTATTTGGAAAAATGCTGGCTTTTATTAGCAGATTTATACTTGCAAGCAAATAAATTCGAAATGTCAGCTGATCTACTGAAACGAGTATTAGAACATAACAAATCATGTACAAAAGCATATGAGTTACTAGGATTGCTTGCagaaaaggaacaaaattatCGTACTGCAGCGATGTATTATGATTCTGCATGGAAGTGTAGTGCTAAGTCAAAGCCTAGTGTAGGTTACAAGTTAGCATTCAATTTTATGAAAGTTAAACGATACGCTGATGCTATTGATATTTGTCAACAAGTTTTGAAACTACATCCAGATTACCCAGCTATTAAGAAAGATATTCTTGATAAATGCAGAAATAACTTAAAAAGTTAA
- the LOC129761874 gene encoding proton-associated sugar transporter A, whose translation MDKLHDYQGCTGRLHEFKEELRAKRAAWREARPGGFAQYIKDSIRPTNEQQDHAETGAPWSEENVDFSHIYRKKSRLELIRVSTAVMGIEFSYAAETAFVSPTLLKIGVQHQHMTLVWCLSPLVGFFLTPVLGSISDRCRSNFGRRRPFIIFLSLGVLLGLLLVPNGEDLGYMFGDPDPYMNGTYVALPHRSTAQVEIYERDEASNTTPPPGHPWGIFFTILGTVLLDFDADACQSPSRAYLLDVTLPEDHARGLSTFTIMAGLGGFMGYSLGGIDWDETAIGKAFGGHVRAVFSLITIIFIICVLCTITSFNEIPLWILEQEIEKQDPPLLNEHEKLSSERNSFDKIEMASYGAVEENDPLHVHDNVRRYTIPVTNHYDVLPGDNCAETSFMNENPIATKNANAIESDTITLETYLKSIVFMPQSLRIVCLTNLFCWMAHVCYSLYFTDFVGEAVFGGNPKAMEGSEEYKRYEEGVRFGCWGMAMYSLSCACYSLIIEKLIERFKARKVYVGGLLFYCSGMTLMALTKHRVGVIIFSWTAGVMYSTLFTMPYLLIAHYHSEGIFEIDDVGDTKQKKNIRGLGTDVAIVSSMVFLAQFILSICMGSIVSWSGTTTAVVGVAAFLSFFGAISASRVMYLDL comes from the exons ATGGATAAATTGCATGATTATCAAGGATGTACGGGAAGGCTTCATgaattcaaagaagagttacgTGCGAAACGCGCCGCTTGGAGGGAAGCACGGCCTGGTGGATTTGCTCAGTATATAAAAGATAGCATACGACCAACAAATGAACAACAGGATCATGCAGAAACGGGTGCACCCTGGAGTGAGGAGAATGTGGATTTCTCTCACATTTATCG taaaaaatcaCGCCTTGAGCTTATCCGAGTGTCAACAGCTGTCATGGGTATAGAATTTTCATATGCGGCAGAGACTGCATTCGTATCACCAACTTTATTGAAAATAGGCGTTCAACATCAACACATGACACTAGTTTGGTGTTTATCTCCATTGGTCGGATTTTTCCTTACTCCCGTTCTTGGTTCCATTAGTGACCGCTGTAGAAGCAACTTTGGACGACGGAGacctttcattatttttctatcTCTGGGTGTGTTGCTGGGCTTATTACTTGTACCGAACGGTGAAGATCTAGGCTATATGTTTGGTGATCCAGATCCTTATATGAACGGAACATATGTCGCTCTTCCGCACAGATCAACTGCTCAAGTAGAAATTTATGAGCGAGATGAGGCTTCGAATACAACACCGCCACCAGGCCATCCATGGGGAATATTTTTTACAATATTAGGAACAGTTCTTCTGGATTTTGATGCCGATGCCTGTCAAAGTCCTTCTAGAGCGTATCTATTGGATGTGACTTTACCTGAAGACCATGCAAGAGGATTGTCTACTTTCACAATAATGGCTGGTTTAGGCGGATTCATGGGCTATTCATTGGGAGGAATCGACTGGGATGAAACGGCTATTGGGAAAGCATTCGGTGGCCATGTTAGAGCTGTGTTCTCTTTGATAACCATAATATTTATAATATGTGTACTTTGTACTATCACTAGTTTCAATGAAATACCTCTTTGGATATTAGAACAAGAAATCGAAAAACAGGATCCGCCTCTTTTAAACGAACATGAAAAATTAAGTTCAGAGCGAAATTCGTTTGATAAAATTGAAATGGCTTCATATGGCGCAGTAGAAGAAAATGATCCGCTACATGTGCATGATAATGTACGGAGGTATACGATTCCTGTAACAAACCATTATGATGTGTTACCTGGCGATAACTGCGCTGAAACATCATTCATGAACGAAAACCCAATTGCTACCAAAAATGCGAATGCGATTGAATCTGACACAATTACACTGGAAACCTATTTGAAATCAATTGTATTCATGCCACAATCCCTTCGAATAGTTTGCCTTACCAATCTCTTCTGTTGGATGGCACATGTTTGCTACTCGTTATATTTTACCGATTTTGTTGGAGAAGCTGTTTTCGGAGGAAACCCAAAG GCAATGGAAGGTTCAGAGGAGTATAAACGTTACGAAGAAGGAGTACGTTTTGGTTGTTGGGGTATGGCGATGTACTCTCTATCATGCGCTTGTTATTCTCTAATAATTGAAAAGCTTATTGAACGCTTTAAGGCTCGAAAAGTATATGTAGGAGGATTGCTGTTTTATTGTTCCGGTATGACTCTTATGGCTTTAACAAAGCATCGCGTTGGAGTTATCATATTCAGTTGGACAGCTGGTGTTATGTACTCAACGCTATTCACAATGCCCTATTTACTAATTGCTCATTATCATTCAGAGGGAATC TTCGAAATAGATGATGTGGGTGAcacgaaacaaaagaaaaatattcgCGGGTTAGGTACTGATGTTGCCATAGTCAGCAGCATGGTATTCCTGGCGCAATTCATCCTTTCCATATGCATGGGTTCCATTGTTTCATGGAGTGGTACAACGACTGCAGTTGTTGGAGTAGCAGCTTTCCTCAGTTTCTTTGGAGCGATCTCAGCTAGTAGAGTAATGTATCTGGACCTATAG